GCTTCTGTTGGGATGGTAATTGGTCCAGCAACATATTCATGAAGATCGCTTCCACAAATACCGGCCCATTCTACTTTGATTTTCACTTCTCCTGCTTCAACAACTGGTTCATCAACATTCTCCACACGGATATCTTTTTTTGCATACCAAACTGCTGCTTTCATTGCCTTCACTCCTGTAAGATAGTTTTATAGAAGCTTATTGCTCTCCATATTAGCGTATCATAAGACTTGAACCATTTTTGTGTATATTTAGCAATTTTACGTGACATTTAACCTAGAACTATTTTCTTATAAAGTGAACCTTTGTCATTGTGGGTATTTTAGCCCGAATTTGGAATGGAATAGACGGGAAAAAGCTTTAATTGCCACTGATCCAGACCGCGTCCCTCCACTTGCTAACCCGCCCACCGAAGAAAGCGTTGTTTTAGGAAGTTTAACTGGTGCAGAATTCGACCGCATAGCCACAGAAGGTGCAAGAACTGTACCCCCTCGTGAAAATGGTGGCAATTGTGACATTAAAGACCTATCTAAAGGTTCTCGCGTATACTTTCCGGTATTTGTAGACGGAGCAAAATTATCTGTAGGCGATCTCCACTTCTCCCAAGGTGATGGGGAAATTACATTTTGCGGTGGTATCGAAATGTCTGGCTGGATTGAATTACAAGTAGATGTTATCAAAGGTGGTATGGAAAAATATCAAATCAAAACGAACCCAGTCTATCAACCAGGACCTGTAAACCCACACTATAACGAATATATTGTTTTCCAAGGTGTATCAGTAGAGTCCTCCGGCAAGCAAAACCTATTTAGATGCGAACGTGGCGTACTGTAATGCCTGTTTAAATGCTATTGAATTTCTCAAAACCCAGGGATATACTGGTGAGCAAGCTTATATGCTTTTATCTGCTGCTCCAGTCCAAGGTCACTTAGCCGGAGTTGTTGATATACCAAATACATGTGCCACAGTTGGAATTCCAAAAGAAATTTTTACGAAGAGTATCTTGCCAACATAATGGAGGTATACGTATGGCTATACATTTTCCTGCCAACTTTGTGGCGAATTTACGGAATGGCATAAAAGCAATAAAGGCAATAAACAAGAGACGTTCTGCCCTACCTGCAAAGCTGTTCCCAAACGCGTGCTTAAGCCACCAATTACGTTTCAGATGGATCAAAAAGTAAAACGTGCAATGGAGCGTGGAAGAGAACCGCAATTAGTCAAAAAAGAGCATTTGCCATCCACGTCTATAAGAGCAAAGCCGAGAACAAAGCGGCCTTGGTAAGTGTAGTCAATTACAATATTAGTAGGGGCGTTAGGTCCATACCCTATTAAACTGAATAAACCGACTGAAATCAAATCTAAAAATCTTGATTTCAGTCGGTTTTATTTTTCAAATGGTGCTTTGAACCTTTATACTGCATACAAGTGGAATGAGGCATTCCGATGTATTAACGCAATTTTAGTGCTGCAGCTAAGGAGCGCTAGAACAGTGATATCCATTTTCCATGCAGCATTTTACCGGTAAGCAAGATGTTGTTTACAAAAATTGTATCGTTACATCTCGCCTAGTTTTTAGACAAAGCATTGTTTCATAGGTGTGGAACGTTTATTTCAATTTAAACTCAGCTTCTGCACCTTTAGATATGTCTTTCCCATCTATATTACGCATTGGACCAATTTCTAATTCAAAAGCTTTGTCCTTCCAAATTTTTTCGTATTGTTCTTTATCTAAAAGAAAAACTTGTAACAGGTCACTACTATCATTGGCAGATATGACGTCATCATTTTTATAAGGTAACAGCATACCTTCATTTAATGTCCATTGTTTCCCATCATTCAAATGTAACGTTGAAGAAATAGAGCTTTTGGAAATATCTTCATCGTATCCATTATCAATGGTAAATTTAACCGTTAATAAAACCAATTCATCTGCTTGGAAACGCGGCGCTTCTTCTTCATTAGGTACAAAATTAGTAATTTGGTATCCTTCTAATGTGACTGTCGCTTTATCAATATCTTTGCTTTCTCCGATACCTTCTTCGCTTTCTAGCATTTCTTTATCGCCCATATTTTCAGCAGTTACTTTATCTTCATAAAATCCTTCACTAGCTTCTTGAGCAGCCTTCTTTTGATTTTCAGCATCTAACGGAAAACTAAATGTTTTTTCCTCACCAAATGAAGTGCTAAAATCATCTTTATCTGTTTGAGGAAGTGGAATCTCAACTTCGACGCTGCCAACTTCTAAAACATCATTTAAGCGATCTTCTCCAAATGGATATGTATAATAACCCGAAACTTCCTCACCCGCTTCTAATAAATAGTCATTGTCTGGTGATAATAAAATAGGCAACTGTTGATCTTTTGGTAAAAGTTCTTGATAATTATTTATATCTTTTTCTGCACCAGTATATGTCATATAGAGACTCGGCATATAGTGTACATCTTTATCTGTATCGTTTTTAACCGAATAATGAGCTATAATGACACCGCCATTAGTTTGATCGTCAAATGGAATATTGTAATCACGGTGAAAATCATTTAATTCTACAAGTGTATAACTATTTAATGTAAATGTTACACCTTCCATATCGTGAGTTTGCGGCTCTTTGTTTTCATATAATACATCAGCTGTTCCCTCAGTCGTCTTTTCCATATATGATATTAGCTCACTAAAGCTAGCTTCCTTCGTATTTTTAGGTTCTTTAGCTTTATTGTCTTCATCTTTTTTGACTACTTCCTCTTTTGACTTCTCAGCATTTGCCGTATCATCTTTTTCTTCTTTTTCATCACTGCCACAAGCAGTAGTTATGAATACCGAAAAAAGTAATACAACAAATAGCATAAACCCTTTTCTGATCATACAATTCCCCTCCATATGTAGTAAAATAAATCATTATCTATTATATAATATTCACTTGGGAAAGTCTACTAATTATGCAAAAATTATCCTTATTCCAAAGATTTTGAACTTAACTTTGATTTATTCAATATAGCTATTTTTATTAGATGTTCTTTCGGCCATGATTCCCCTTTGACTACACAGAGGTAACGAACCTTTTCCATATTCTTATCCGAGATTCATTTACTACAATTTCTCTCATAGATTAATAAATTACATCCTTCCTTTTCGTTCCCATTGGCTTTAGGTTTCCGTCTTTATCAAAATTAAAACTTTCAAAACGGTATTTACAATAGAGAATGACTAATTGTTCAGGTAGTACAAAAAGCATGGTGTAAAAAACTCCAATACCCACTACAACTATAATGATCAGATTAAGGTCGAAAAAAATCACATTTCTAATTATGTGTTGAATAACAAATACCAAGCCTGTACTTCCTATAATTACTGTTGGTAGCTATGTTGTAGTCTCAAATTTACTTCTTAACTGACCCTTTTTTGACCCATCTCGATAATCTCCCTTTTTTAATAAAAGATAAAAACGAGCGACTGTAATAATAACAATTAGTATCCCAAATATCAACGTTGTGATGGTTAACAATAATGGAGAATTTATGCTTAGTTCTTTTCCTAAAAAAAATAAAGCTCCTGTAAAAGAAAACAGCCCAAATAAATTTTGAGATACCAAAATAACTATAAAATATTGTGTTTTCTGTCGACTCATATAAACCTTAGGAAAAGAATAAATTATAGATAATAAAATTAGTGTAGCAGTTACCATACTATGAATAACAAAAACAATGTCAGCATATGGAAAATAAGTTGAGTCTGCAGCAACTACATAAGTTAATACAAACATCAACAACTGTAAAAGTATACTAAAAGTTAACATTCCTCCTAAACTATTTGGACTCTGTCTTCCCGATTCGAAAGGGCCTCGTAAAACAGCAAAACCTTCTTCTTGTAATTGGTCTAATAATTTCAGTTTAATCAACCCTTTTCCATACGCCGAAATAACATTTTAGCAGCAAAACATGGATTAGTATTAACTTAATGCAAAATTCTATCTTTTCTCATATATAATGTGAAGCCTAAACCATCTATGGTTTTTGTCTTTTGTACACATTTCCAGAATAAATTGTTTGAAAGCTTTCACCATACTTATTTCTATCCTTAGTTATTACTGAAAAACTATCGTTCTCATCCTCACTAACTTCATATTCTTTACCTTTATAAATACTGTGATACCCATTTTTTAGCATATCTCTTGTCTTATTTCATTATGGGTTCGAAAACTTTACCATTAAATGTTGAACTAATTCTTCAACTCCATTTTTACTCTATAAAGCTTTGCTCCTTCTTTTGGATGAACGCTATTATGAGTCTCCACTCTCGAATCACTTCATCATCCCTTGATGCAGTACCATTTTACCTTACTCTAGATTCATGCAATACATTTTCATCTCCGTAACAATCCATATCATTTTAACCCTTGTATTTCTCTCCATACCAATCTTTTTTAGCAATACCAAATTTCTTCCTAAATTCCTCCGAATACTTGTATAAATAATACGATCTTATTAGTTTACTATTTAAATATATAAACGTGAAAAATATTAAACATACGGCTAAAGGCGCAAATTCAATTAATGAACCAATTATTCTAGTTTCTAAATTATCTACTTCCGGAGAGATAACTTTTGTTAAATAATATAAAGCTCCAAATCCAAATAGTATACTTAAAACATTTTTTCTATTTTTGCTAAGCCACTCAACCAATGCTGATCTTTTCTTTTTTGTACCATACACCATTTTCTTTGCATTTTGATAGCTTTGAAAAAAAACGAATACAAAACCACTTAAAAATAATACTGAATATAACATACGTAATATATAGCTATTTACCATTAATTGTGTAAGTTTGAAAGTAAATAGTAAGAATAGTAACCAACCAAGAGATAAAAAAATGTTAAATAGAAAGTAACCTTTCGCATGATTTCTTTCTTTATATATAAAAGCTGCCAATCCAGCGATAAAAAATATAAAAACCTGTATATGTATATACCATATACTTGAAAAAACAAAAATGAATTCATTATTTTTGTCGAAAGGTACTGCTAAATCATCTATATTGGTAGCTAAGAAAAAACTTACTCCGTAAACAGCATAAGAACTAACTGAAAAAAATAGAATTACTATAATCAATTTATGTATTTTGAAATTTTTTACAGCGTTAATTGTATCTTTCATAAAGTTCTCGCTTATTGTCTCTTCCACTTGAGAAAAAGACCCAGTAAATATGCTCTTCATTCTACCCTCCTAAAATTCAATATTAACTAACAAGATAAACAAACCTTTTTCAGCTAAATAGAGTATGTATGTTTATATACCAAACACTTGAAAAAAGTACTTGACATTGTACGCTATAGTGTAAAATAAACTTGCTGTCTATTAAATGGATAAAAATATATACACTTACTCCTCCACATCCATTTTGAAATTAGCCTTTTCCAAATGCACGTTATCTTTTGTTAAACGATTAAACAGCTGTTCCTGCTCTGGTGTTACATCAAGCATGAATGGTATTGCGGAATCAGGATTAAGGATACCAAATTCATCTTCAGTTAGTACTAACTTTTCATTTTCATATATGTATTCTCCCTCTTTGTTTCCAAATGTCATATCAAATGTTATATTCTTGATGGGATCTTTTAGACGATTAATAGCTAAAAATAATATGGACCTACTTCCATCGGGGTTAACTGAAATATCAAACGGATAGAGACTAAAGTCGTTTGGGACTCCCATTTTAGGATCAGCTTTAATTGCTTCATCTAAAACCGAATATATTTCGTTATTTTCAATTGTCATCCCCACATCCATATCCTGTTTTTGCAATTCCAATTTCAAGTCGTTCATTTGCCCTCCAGCATGTTCATTCGTTTTTTGTTCATTTCCTTCACCCTTATTCGACTGTGCTTCCGTATTTTCTGATGGCTGCTCACTTTCATTTTCTTTTGAATTATTACTACATGCAACCAATAAAAATAAAAGCGCTACCGTGATAAGCATTAACAACTTTTTCATTTTTCATCTCCCCCTCCCCAATGGCTAATACGTTTAAACTCCTACACTTATCTCCACATACCATCTTCCCATATGGCTAGTCTTATACTCTACAAATACAGGGGGTTTCTGTTCCAATCCATTCTGTCTTATATAATTCATTAGCTCCCAAAACTTTCCTGGAGATGCTGCTTCAAAATCATCCATTAATCGTGTCATTATCATTGGCTTTACAGAAAAGTAACTATGAAAATATGCTTGCTGCTCTTCATCCAGAATTGTAAAATTGTTTTCAACGATTGGCAAAAATATTTCTGCCTGATAATCTCACTTGTTGGGTCGCTCAAAATAACATTCTACCATCTGGATGGTATCCTCCCTTCTCCAAAATAGATTGAAAATCTTTTACGGCTAGCTCAATTTCTTCCGGTACAAACTGATTATTTTAATAAATTATCAAAAATAAGTGAGCGAGTTTCAAATTGCAATTCAATCATCCTTCCTTTCCGAACCCATTGGTTTTAGATTTCCATCCTTATCAAAATTAAGCTTTCAAAACGATATTTACAGTAAAGAATGACTAATTGTTCAGGTAACACAAAAAGCATGGTAAAAAAAGGAAAGAACCTATTATAAGCAAAACCATAGTATTTATATCAAGTGTGTAACTAATTCGAGATATATATTGAATGATATACACCAACCCTGTTCCTACAATTATGGCTGTTGGTAAATATGATTTCCCTTCTAGTTTGCTTCTAAGTTTATCTTTTTTAGTACCTGCTTTATAATGCCCTTTTTTTAATAAAAAATAAAACCTTACACAAGTTACAATGAAAACGAGTAACCCCAATAAAAGTGTGGTTAAAGTAAAACTTATAAGAGAATCTTCTGTAACCTCTAAACTAAGCCTCTCTGAACCCAACAAAAAATAATGAGATTAAATACATAAAAAAGGCACCTACGTTTTGAGATACAAGAATGATCAACAAATACTGGATCTTTTGGTTTTTTAAATATACTTTTGGAATCGCAAAAAATATAGAAAAGACTACAAGTAATATTGTTATCCAGAAAATGTATATCCATTATAAAGTCTTTGTAAGGGTAAATAGTTGTATCAGCTGCTACTACATATGTTAAGAAAAACATTAATGGCTGAATAAAAGTGCACAATACTAAAGCAACAGCTAAATTCTTTGGGCTTTGCCTGCCTGATTCAAAAGGTCCTCGTAAAACAGCAAAGTCTTCTTCTTGTAATTGATCTAATAATTTCAGTTTGGTCAACTCTTTTCCATAATCCGAAATAACATTTTAACAAAACATGGATTATTAACAACCCGATGCAAAATCCACCGTTTCTCTTATATAATGTAAAACCAAAAACACCTGTAGTTTTTGTCTTTTGTACACAGAATAAATTGTTTTAAAGTTTTGATCACACTTATTTCTATCTTTAGAAAAATTACCGTTCTCATCTTCATTAACTTCATATTCTTTATCTTCATAAACATACCCATCCATTTTTAACGTATCTAACACCTTATTTCATTACGGGTTCGACAGCATTGCCATTAAATGTTGAACTAGTACGTTTTATCTTACTCTAAATTCGTGCAATACATCTTTTCCGTAACAATCTATATCTATTTACCCCTGATATTTCTCCCCATACCAATCTTTCTTATCAAATCCAAACTTTTTCCTAAACTCTTCCGAATACTTATATAAATAGTAACTTCTAATTGCGACACTGTTAAAATATAAAAATGAAAAAGATACTAAACATACCGCTAAAGGGAGAAAATCAATCAATGATCCAATAATTCTTGTTTCTAAATCATTTGCCTCAGTGAAAATAACTTTCGATAGGTAATACAAGCCTCCAACACCAATTAATAAACTAGTAATATTTTTTCTATTCCTACTAAACCACTCAACTAATGCTGATCTTTTCTTTTTTGTACCATGTACCATTTTTTTTGTATTTTGGTAACTTCTTATAAATATATATATATAACTGATTATAAATAATCCTGTATAGATCAAACGTAATGAAGAACTATATACTAGCAACTGTGTTACTTTAAAAAAGAAAATCATAAACAAAAGTAGGAACATAGTCAAAAACGTGTTGTATACAAAAAAACCTTTAATGTTATCTTTCTTTCTATATACAAACGCACCAATCACTACTGCTAGAATTAAAATAGACTGAATATGCATGTACCAGATGTTATCAAATATAGTGATAAATTCATTACTTTCATCAAGTGGTATTGTGGCTTGATTCATAATGTTGCTTATATAAATACTTACACCATATAAAGCATAGGATCCTAAGCCAATACAAAAACCTGTAAATAATAATCCTTTTAATAAATTAAATTGTTTAATTGTATCAATTGAATTCTTTGCAAAACTTTCACTAACAGTTTCTTCTACTTGAGAAAATGTTCCATTAAATACGCTTTCCATTCTTTCACCCTTTCTGATTTTATAATATAAATTAATGAATAGTTAGATTTCAAATTAAATTTTACTTAATGAACCATAATCAACCTATAAAAGACGCAATCCCACGCTTTAATGAATTTAATCCACCTTTTACAGCTTTCCCTATCGATTCGCCTTTTGATTTGACTTTAGAAACAGCCTTATTTACATCTGCTTTTACAACTTTACTTACAGCCTTGAAACCAATGCCAACTGTTTTTTTATAAGAATTTATTTTAGACGCAGCTATTTTTTTAGTTATCATTACATTTTTATAATCTCTATATAAGCTTTTCCCAATCGATTTTCTGATTAATCTGGCGCCTGACCAAGCATTACTAGCAGTGGATTTCACATTCTTCCATGTCTTTGTTCCAAAATCAAATGTAACATCTATACCTTTAAAGGAAAGTGATTTTAATTTTTTATAACTACTTGGCGCAATAAATTGAGCCGCTTTATTCAACAATCCTAATCCTCCGCCTAAAATAGCTATCTTAGGACCACCGACTAAAAATCCTCCTACCAAACCATCTACAACTCCAAATTTTTGCACCGTATCAATTGCTGTGCCTACTACTACCTTCGTACTGCCTCGTATTGCCTTACCTTCTTTAAAGTTGTTTGAAACTTCCTCATTTTTCACATTATAATAAGCACTTAAGCCAACAGAGACGCCTGTTCCAACCCAGCCAGCCTTTACTCCCGCGCCTAAAAATTTTTCAGCAAAACCTAAATACCTACCAAGACCTAATTGCTTTAATCTCTCCGCCCATTTACTTACCTTTCCGACTTTGTTTATTGCACTTCCCATATAAGGCATAGATTTTAATTTATTACTTAGCTTCTCCGTGCTACGAAGAAAGTGAGTAAATTCATCAGACTGTTCCATTGCTTTTAACAAAATAGCTGCTTTTTTTGGATGATGTTTTGCAAATGCATCTACCTTTACCGAGTAATTATTAATGAAATCTGCCACTCCAGCAACTTGAGTAAATCTTGCATACCAGTCATTCCCAAACACTGTTTTAAGGATTTCAGCCATATCACTATGGTTAGTTTCTAGTTCTTCTTTGGTTAAATTTTGATATTGCTCTAAAACTGCATCACCGACTTTGGTTTCAAGTGCTTCTACTTGTCTATTAATTACTTGTGTGTTTTTTCCCTCTAAATACCTCTCGAACGTCTTACTGTATTTCTCATCGCATTGGGTCAACGGGTACATTGGGTTTTGTGAGCTTTCATTTTGCATATCATGTAATTTCTTTAAGTACTTATCTTTTAGATCCTTCATTTTTTTTAAGCCCTGATCACTTGGATCTAAAATATAAGCTCTGTCACTGAAATCCAATGAGCTAGCTTTTGATTGGATAACCCTAAAAAAATTGTTTTCCATTTCATCTACGAAGCCTTCAACTCTTTTCTTAAAATCATTTGAACGTTGATAATAAATTGAAGCAGGAAATGTAAAGTTAGCTTCCGAGCTTGTCATTATACCACCCCTTCATCTATAATTCCCTGTTCGAAACCTACATTACCCAACTCTTCAGTATTCACTCATTTAGTGAATAATCTTCTCATCTTGTTCTTCAAATTTATTTGCAACAAATTCTGCTTGCTCATAAAGAGCTTGCCAGTTTTCGCTTTCCTTTTTAATATTTTTAACCTCATCATTCAAAAGGGTAACAACACTTTCTTTTGCCTCACCAGCAAAGTTTGCTTGTATTTCGTTTGCAAGACGACCCAATATTAATCCCAAATTTTCTACAGTTGTTCTAAGTTGATCCATTTTCTTTAGTACACCGTCTACAGCTTCACGTTTATGTTTAATTTCAGCCACCATTGTTCACATCCTACACGTTAAAGTTACTTTTTGATTCCTTTTCTTTGGAATGCATGTCTTGTAAATAACTTTCAATTTCTTCTTTAATTAATTGTTCATGTGCCAATAACCCCGTTTGTTGATCAATAAGACTATTCACTGTTACATTTAATTTCGTATATGTTTTCCCTGATAATTCACTTTTAATA
This genomic interval from Virgibacillus pantothenticus contains the following:
- a CDS encoding DUF5068 domain-containing protein; its protein translation is MIRKGFMLFVVLLFSVFITTACGSDEKEEKDDTANAEKSKEEVVKKDEDNKAKEPKNTKEASFSELISYMEKTTEGTADVLYENKEPQTHDMEGVTFTLNSYTLVELNDFHRDYNIPFDDQTNGGVIIAHYSVKNDTDKDVHYMPSLYMTYTGAEKDINNYQELLPKDQQLPILLSPDNDYLLEAGEEVSGYYTYPFGEDRLNDVLEVGSVEVEIPLPQTDKDDFSTSFGEEKTFSFPLDAENQKKAAQEASEGFYEDKVTAENMGDKEMLESEEGIGESKDIDKATVTLEGYQITNFVPNEEEAPRFQADELVLLTVKFTIDNGYDEDISKSSISSTLHLNDGKQWTLNEGMLLPYKNDDVISANDSSDLLQVFLLDKEQYEKIWKDKAFELEIGPMRNIDGKDISKGAEAEFKLK